From the Bacillus tuaregi genome, one window contains:
- the fabF gene encoding beta-ketoacyl-ACP synthase II, with the protein MKKRVVITGIGAVTPVGNDAEASWESVIKGQSGIAPAIMIDVEKVDVKLAGEVKGFTPEDFIDRKEARRMGRFSQFAVAASKMAVDDAGLQIGENVEPERVGVWIGSGIGGLGEFEEQYRKFLDKGQRRVNPFTIPMFIPDMAAGRVSIELGAKGMNNCSVTACASGSNSIGDAFREVQNGNVEVMVAGGTEASITEMTIAGFSNMTALSTNPDPDTACRPFDKNRDGFVIAEGAGIIILEELEHALARGAKIYGELIGYGATGDAYHITSPAPDGEGAARAILLALKDAAILPEQVDYINAHGTSTPLNDLYETKAIKNVFKEYAYELSVSSTKSMTGHMLGAAGAVEAIFSLLAIRDSIMPPTIHYVTKDEDLDLDYVPNTAREKNLQIVLSNSFGFGGHNATLVFRKYSE; encoded by the coding sequence ATGAAAAAAAGAGTTGTGATTACCGGTATTGGTGCTGTTACTCCGGTAGGAAATGATGCTGAAGCATCATGGGAAAGTGTTATAAAGGGTCAGTCAGGAATAGCTCCTGCTATCATGATTGATGTAGAAAAAGTAGATGTGAAACTGGCTGGAGAGGTTAAGGGATTTACTCCAGAGGATTTTATTGATCGAAAAGAAGCAAGAAGAATGGGGCGTTTTAGTCAATTTGCTGTTGCAGCCAGTAAAATGGCGGTAGATGATGCTGGTCTTCAAATTGGTGAAAATGTGGAGCCTGAACGTGTTGGTGTTTGGATTGGTTCAGGGATTGGCGGTTTAGGTGAGTTTGAAGAGCAATATCGAAAGTTTCTTGATAAGGGACAGAGAAGGGTAAATCCGTTTACCATTCCAATGTTTATTCCTGATATGGCTGCTGGAAGAGTATCCATTGAATTAGGTGCAAAAGGGATGAATAATTGCTCTGTAACAGCCTGTGCCTCTGGCTCGAATTCAATTGGCGATGCTTTTCGCGAAGTTCAGAATGGGAATGTAGAAGTGATGGTTGCGGGTGGAACAGAAGCCTCCATTACCGAAATGACCATTGCCGGCTTCTCTAATATGACCGCACTATCTACGAATCCTGATCCAGACACAGCGTGCCGCCCGTTCGATAAAAACCGTGATGGATTTGTCATTGCAGAAGGAGCAGGAATTATTATTTTAGAAGAATTAGAGCATGCGCTTGCGCGAGGGGCTAAAATTTATGGAGAGCTAATAGGGTATGGTGCTACAGGTGATGCTTATCACATTACGTCGCCTGCACCTGATGGCGAAGGGGCTGCCAGGGCAATATTGTTAGCATTAAAGGATGCTGCCATATTACCTGAACAGGTTGATTACATAAACGCACATGGAACCTCCACACCATTGAATGATCTATATGAGACAAAAGCAATTAAAAATGTTTTTAAGGAGTATGCATACGAGCTGTCAGTCAGCTCAACAAAATCTATGACAGGTCATATGCTTGGTGCAGCAGGCGCAGTTGAAGCAATCTTTTCGCTTTTAGCCATTAGAGACAGTATCATGCCTCCTACTATTCATTATGTAACAAAGGATGAAGACCTTGATTTAGATTATGTGCCAAATACGGCAAGGGAGAAGAATCTACAAATTGTATTATCCAACTCCTTTGGGTTCGGTGGACATAATGCCACGCTTGTGTTTAGAAAGTATTCAGAATAG
- a CDS encoding 5-oxoprolinase subunit C family protein, translating into MLKIIKPGLLTTIQDLGRFGYQKYGIITSGAMDSLSHRLANILVGNEESTATIEITLLGPIIQFKEDTLIAICGGNLSPSISNQPVRMWRPVFVKKGAVLKFGQPHSGCRAYLAIAGGFSIPTIMDSSSTYLRANLGGFQGRPLREGDLLHTVKKPDPTYKLLAKWHNKENQAPFIEAKWSISSQLIPKIEHFPVIRFITGRQTVLFTKESQEILSTGSFQITPQSDRMGYRLNGPPLELDKSVEILSEAVTFGTIQVPADGNPIILMADRQTTGGYPKIGEIASVDLSLLAQAKPLDTIHFKNISLEEAQLLLLEQESKIKQLKYRVHSLLGG; encoded by the coding sequence ATGCTGAAAATCATTAAACCTGGACTTCTTACAACCATTCAAGATCTAGGCAGGTTTGGTTATCAAAAATATGGCATCATTACAAGCGGAGCAATGGATTCCCTTTCCCATCGACTTGCTAATATTTTAGTAGGAAATGAAGAAAGCACAGCCACTATCGAAATAACCTTGCTAGGACCCATTATACAGTTTAAGGAGGATACATTGATTGCAATTTGTGGAGGGAACCTTTCTCCGTCCATTTCTAACCAGCCTGTCCGAATGTGGCGACCTGTTTTTGTAAAAAAAGGGGCCGTACTAAAATTTGGACAACCACATTCCGGCTGTCGTGCTTACCTAGCTATTGCCGGTGGTTTCTCAATTCCAACCATTATGGATAGTAGTTCGACATATCTACGAGCCAACCTTGGCGGCTTTCAAGGAAGACCTTTGAGAGAAGGAGACCTGCTGCATACTGTAAAGAAGCCAGACCCAACCTATAAGTTACTAGCAAAATGGCATAACAAGGAAAACCAGGCTCCATTTATAGAGGCAAAATGGTCGATTTCTTCACAGCTTATCCCAAAAATAGAGCATTTTCCTGTTATTCGTTTCATAACAGGGCGGCAAACAGTTCTTTTTACAAAGGAAAGCCAAGAAATTCTTTCGACAGGCTCCTTCCAAATCACACCTCAATCTGACCGCATGGGGTATCGGCTAAATGGACCTCCACTAGAGCTAGATAAATCAGTAGAAATACTATCAGAAGCTGTAACATTCGGTACGATTCAAGTCCCTGCCGATGGTAATCCGATTATTCTCATGGCTGACAGGCAGACAACCGGCGGCTACCCCAAAATAGGTGAAATTGCTTCGGTAGATTTATCGCTGCTAGCACAGGCTAAACCACTTGACACAATTCATTTTAAAAATATTTCACTGGAGGAAGCGCAGCTTCTATTACTAGAACAGGAAAGCAAAATCAAACAATTAAAATATAGAGTTCATTCATTATTAGGAGGATAA
- the ltrA gene encoding group II intron reverse transcriptase/maturase, protein MNVRKMTNYTNNVKAQELWKTLYLCAKECPTRRFHALYDKIYRPDILWEAWQRVKRKKGSGGVDGQTIEQIVSEYGEKKFMNELYLELKEKRYHPSPVLRTYIPKDDGKKRPLGIPTIKDRVAQMATKMVIEPIFEADFHDCSFGFRPKRNAHQAMAKIRKASKKCFWVVDVDIQGYFDNINQHKLMKLLEQRISDRRVLKLVRKWLESGIMEEGKIRNPITGTPQGGVISPLLANIYLNTMDMLWEKKFKDLGELIRYADDFVIMCKTKSQALESIKVIQSIMGKLDLTINRNKSRLVNLWNDIDGFDFLGFHNRKFPIRRKGGNTLYVMSHIPKRDAMKKMRSKIKAYTEPRNKLFLDIKELVKGLNRKLQGFKNYYLISTHAKKWLNRIDWYVLERLVLFYNKKRNNRKKHGKLKDVREEVDHILVKLAG, encoded by the coding sequence GTGAATGTCAGGAAAATGACTAACTACACCAATAATGTAAAAGCTCAAGAACTCTGGAAGACGTTATATCTTTGTGCCAAGGAATGTCCAACTCGAAGATTTCACGCTTTATATGACAAAATCTATCGTCCTGATATTCTATGGGAAGCGTGGCAACGTGTGAAACGTAAGAAAGGAAGTGGAGGTGTCGATGGACAGACGATTGAACAAATCGTCTCGGAGTACGGTGAGAAGAAATTTATGAACGAACTCTATCTAGAATTAAAGGAGAAACGTTATCACCCTAGTCCAGTCCTAAGAACCTATATTCCAAAGGATGATGGTAAGAAACGTCCATTAGGAATTCCTACTATTAAAGACCGAGTCGCACAAATGGCAACGAAAATGGTTATTGAACCAATATTCGAAGCTGACTTTCATGACTGTTCGTTTGGTTTTCGTCCAAAACGAAATGCCCATCAAGCAATGGCAAAGATAAGAAAAGCCAGTAAGAAATGTTTTTGGGTAGTAGACGTCGATATCCAAGGATATTTCGATAATATCAATCAACATAAGTTGATGAAATTATTAGAACAAAGGATTAGTGACCGACGGGTTTTAAAACTTGTTCGAAAATGGTTAGAGTCAGGCATAATGGAGGAAGGCAAAATAAGAAATCCGATTACTGGTACACCTCAAGGTGGTGTAATTTCACCTCTTTTAGCGAATATCTATTTAAATACAATGGATATGCTTTGGGAGAAGAAGTTCAAAGACTTGGGTGAACTCATAAGGTATGCGGATGACTTCGTCATCATGTGCAAAACCAAATCACAAGCACTTGAAAGTATAAAGGTTATCCAATCAATAATGGGAAAACTCGACCTTACTATTAATAGAAACAAATCGAGACTAGTTAATCTGTGGAATGACATAGATGGTTTTGATTTTCTAGGTTTTCATAATCGGAAGTTTCCAATCAGACGAAAAGGAGGAAACACGTTATATGTCATGTCACATATACCGAAGAGGGACGCAATGAAGAAAATGCGCTCCAAGATTAAAGCCTACACAGAACCAAGGAATAAATTATTCTTGGACATCAAAGAGTTAGTGAAAGGACTAAATAGGAAACTGCAAGGTTTCAAGAACTATTACCTTATATCAACTCACGCAAAGAAATGGCTGAATCGTATTGACTGGTATGTGTTAGAACGCCTCGTCTTGTTTTATAACAAAAAGAGGAACAATCGAAAGAAGCACGGAAAACTAAAGGATGTTAGAGAAGAAGTTGATCATATTTTAGTGAAATTGGCTGGTTAG
- the cysK gene encoding cysteine synthase A codes for MKIYKSIIDLIGNTPIVQLNKIPDSNGANVYMKLESFNPGGSVKDRAALNMIERAEAEGRLIPGKSTIIEPTSGNTGIGITMVSAVKGYRCIITMPDNATPERVKIMKAYGAEVILTPANLRMQGAIDEANRLAAEISDSFIPMQFENKANADAHRSTTAVEIMEAFEGKLDALVLTAGTGGTVTGTGEELKKQIPGLKIFVVEPSGSPVLSGGKPGPHKIPGTGPGFIPQILNREIYDEVLLIEDEDAQVMARRLAAEEGIFVGASGAASAHFAVQVAKQLPPSARVLSLAPDTGERYLSSDLFPG; via the coding sequence ATGAAAATCTATAAATCCATCATTGATTTAATAGGAAATACACCTATTGTGCAATTAAATAAAATACCGGATTCCAACGGTGCGAATGTTTATATGAAATTGGAATCATTTAACCCTGGTGGGAGCGTGAAGGATCGTGCAGCCCTTAATATGATTGAGCGTGCGGAGGCCGAGGGTAGACTCATTCCAGGTAAAAGTACGATAATTGAACCAACCTCTGGGAATACGGGAATAGGAATTACAATGGTTAGTGCGGTAAAGGGCTATCGTTGCATCATCACGATGCCGGATAATGCAACACCTGAACGTGTTAAAATCATGAAAGCCTATGGTGCCGAGGTGATTCTGACACCAGCTAATCTGCGGATGCAGGGTGCTATTGATGAAGCCAATCGCTTAGCTGCTGAAATCTCTGACAGCTTCATACCTATGCAATTTGAAAATAAAGCCAATGCTGATGCCCACCGTAGTACAACTGCAGTTGAAATTATGGAGGCTTTTGAAGGGAAGCTAGATGCACTAGTACTGACAGCTGGAACGGGTGGCACTGTTACAGGAACAGGGGAAGAATTAAAGAAACAGATTCCGGGACTAAAAATTTTCGTAGTGGAGCCTTCTGGATCTCCAGTTCTTTCTGGAGGTAAACCAGGTCCTCATAAAATCCCCGGAACAGGTCCAGGGTTTATTCCCCAAATCTTAAATCGAGAAATTTATGATGAAGTACTACTCATTGAGGATGAGGATGCTCAGGTGATGGCTCGCCGTCTTGCAGCAGAAGAAGGAATCTTTGTCGGAGCTTCCGGAGCAGCTTCAGCCCACTTCGCTGTTCAGGTGGCAAAACAACTACCACCCTCAGCAAGAGTACTCAGCTTAGCTCCTGATACAGGTGAACGCTATTTATCCTCTGATTTGTTCCCTGGATAA
- a CDS encoding MFS transporter — protein sequence MGKMTAPERGWAFYDWANSAYTLVVVTAIFPLYFKASATEAGIAASTSTAYWGYANSFATLLISVLAPILGTIADFKGYKKRLFIIFSSLGVLFTLLLAVVPSDQWLLLLVCFVVTSMGFSGANVFYDAFLVDVTTEERMERISANGFALGYIGSTIPFIVSIGIILLSQQGVIPLATTTASQVAIAITALWWGLFTIPMLRNVEQKYYKEHVSNPVSTSFKQLFTTLKNIKLYRPLFIFLLAYFFYIDGVHTVINMSTAFGSDLGITSTTLLIVLFVTQVVAAPFTVLFGKMGGRYGEKTMIMIGIMVYIFICCYAYFLDTALDFWLLAMLVATSQGGIQAMSRSYFAKLVPKESSNEFFGFYSIFGKFAAIIGPVLVGAAAQITGSTNSGVFSLVILFIIGGILLLRVPRQAVSASNT from the coding sequence ATGGGAAAAATGACTGCGCCTGAACGTGGTTGGGCTTTTTATGATTGGGCAAACTCGGCATATACCTTGGTCGTCGTCACCGCTATCTTTCCACTCTATTTTAAAGCGTCTGCGACAGAAGCGGGAATAGCAGCATCAACGTCAACGGCTTATTGGGGGTACGCGAATTCGTTTGCAACCCTGTTAATTTCTGTTTTAGCGCCAATATTAGGCACCATTGCAGATTTCAAGGGCTATAAGAAACGGCTTTTTATAATCTTTTCATCATTAGGGGTTCTTTTTACGCTTTTATTAGCTGTCGTACCAAGTGATCAATGGCTTCTACTATTAGTGTGCTTTGTGGTTACATCAATGGGTTTCTCGGGAGCAAATGTTTTTTATGATGCCTTTCTTGTTGATGTCACAACCGAGGAAAGGATGGAGCGTATTTCGGCCAATGGATTTGCACTTGGGTATATTGGAAGCACTATTCCATTTATTGTATCCATCGGAATTATATTATTATCCCAACAAGGGGTTATTCCATTAGCAACAACTACTGCAAGTCAGGTTGCGATTGCCATTACTGCCCTGTGGTGGGGACTATTTACCATACCGATGCTTAGGAATGTGGAGCAGAAATACTATAAGGAACATGTTTCAAATCCAGTTTCTACAAGCTTTAAGCAGCTCTTTACAACATTGAAAAATATTAAATTATATCGTCCTTTATTCATCTTTTTACTTGCGTACTTCTTCTATATTGATGGAGTCCATACCGTTATTAATATGTCGACCGCCTTCGGTTCTGACCTAGGGATTACTTCTACTACTTTATTAATTGTTTTATTTGTTACGCAGGTTGTTGCGGCTCCTTTTACGGTCCTGTTTGGTAAAATGGGTGGAAGATATGGCGAAAAGACGATGATTATGATTGGAATTATGGTTTATATTTTTATTTGCTGCTATGCCTATTTTCTAGACACAGCATTGGATTTCTGGCTCCTAGCCATGCTTGTAGCAACCTCTCAGGGTGGAATACAAGCAATGAGTCGCTCCTACTTTGCGAAGCTTGTTCCAAAAGAGTCATCAAATGAATTTTTTGGGTTTTATAGTATTTTTGGGAAGTTTGCAGCAATCATAGGCCCGGTATTAGTTGGGGCAGCGGCACAAATAACCGGCAGTACAAACAGTGGAGTATTTAGTCTTGTGATCCTATTCATTATTGGGGGTATCTTATTATTACGTGTTCCAAGACAAGCTGTATCAGCATCAAATACCTAA
- the htpG gene encoding molecular chaperone HtpG, giving the protein MEKKQFQAESKRLLDLMINSIYTHREVFLRELISNASDAIDKIYYKALTDDTLRFDQDSYYIKVEADKENKTLKIMDTGIGMTKEELENNLGVIAKSGSLAFKSENELKDGYDIIGQFGVGFYAAFMVADVVTVISKALGSDEAYKWESEGADGYTIELCQKDSVGTEVILKIKENTEEDRFDEFLEEYRLKEIIKKYSDFIRYPIKMDVTVSKPKEDNDNEYVDFVEEQIINSMVPIWKKNKSDLTDEDYEKFYQEKRYGFDKPLKTIHTNVDGAIRYNAILFIPENIPFDYYSKEYEKGLELYSNGVLIMNKCADLLPDYFSFVKGMVDSEDLSLNISREMLQHDRQLKRIEKNINKKIKSELLSLMKNDREKYEKFFNSFGRQLKYGVYSDFGTHKEVLQDLLMFYSSKEKKLITLDEYVLRMPEEQKYIYYATGESNERIEKLPQTELVADKGYEILYFTDEIDEFAIRMLMNYKEKEFRSVSSGDLGIEEDQTDSAEESNENEDLFEKMQNILAGKVKNVRISKRLKTHPVCLSTDGEISIEMEKVLNAMPDNQGIKADKVLEINPHHEVFEALKSAFEKDQEKLALYTNLLYNQALLIEGLPIQDPVEFTNDICKVMV; this is encoded by the coding sequence ATGGAAAAGAAACAATTCCAAGCAGAATCAAAAAGGCTGCTAGATTTGATGATTAATTCTATTTATACTCATCGGGAGGTCTTTTTAAGAGAATTAATTTCGAATGCTAGTGATGCGATTGACAAGATTTATTATAAGGCATTAACAGATGACACTCTACGGTTTGATCAGGATAGCTACTACATAAAAGTAGAGGCTGATAAAGAAAATAAAACCCTGAAAATCATGGATACGGGTATTGGAATGACTAAAGAGGAGCTGGAAAACAATCTCGGAGTGATTGCCAAAAGCGGCTCGTTAGCCTTTAAAAGTGAAAATGAATTGAAGGACGGATATGATATTATCGGTCAATTTGGTGTAGGATTTTATGCAGCATTCATGGTTGCTGATGTTGTAACAGTTATTAGTAAGGCGTTAGGTAGTGATGAGGCATACAAATGGGAATCAGAGGGAGCAGATGGCTATACGATAGAACTGTGTCAAAAGGACTCAGTCGGAACAGAAGTCATTCTGAAAATTAAAGAAAATACTGAGGAAGACCGTTTCGATGAGTTCTTAGAGGAATATCGTTTAAAAGAAATCATCAAGAAGTATTCTGATTTCATTCGTTATCCAATAAAAATGGATGTAACCGTTAGTAAGCCAAAGGAAGATAATGATAACGAATATGTTGATTTTGTTGAAGAACAGATTATCAACAGTATGGTTCCTATTTGGAAAAAAAATAAAAGTGACTTGACAGATGAGGATTACGAGAAATTTTATCAAGAAAAGCGATATGGCTTTGACAAACCGTTAAAAACAATCCATACAAATGTTGATGGTGCGATCAGATACAATGCCATTTTGTTTATTCCTGAGAATATTCCTTTTGATTATTACTCAAAGGAATATGAAAAAGGCTTGGAACTTTATTCAAATGGTGTACTCATCATGAATAAATGTGCTGATTTGCTACCAGACTATTTCAGCTTCGTAAAGGGAATGGTAGATTCTGAAGATTTGTCACTAAATATATCAAGGGAAATGCTTCAGCACGACCGCCAATTAAAACGGATTGAGAAAAATATCAATAAAAAGATTAAGAGTGAGCTTTTGAGCTTGATGAAAAATGACCGCGAAAAATATGAGAAGTTTTTCAATTCTTTTGGCAGACAGCTTAAATATGGAGTTTACAGTGATTTTGGAACTCATAAAGAAGTTTTACAGGACCTACTCATGTTCTATTCTTCAAAAGAGAAGAAGCTCATTACGCTTGATGAGTATGTCTTAAGAATGCCAGAGGAGCAAAAATATATTTATTATGCTACCGGTGAATCAAATGAACGAATTGAAAAGCTTCCGCAGACAGAATTGGTTGCAGATAAAGGCTATGAAATTCTTTACTTTACAGATGAAATTGATGAGTTTGCAATTAGAATGCTGATGAATTATAAAGAAAAGGAATTCAGGTCAGTTTCAAGCGGCGATCTTGGTATTGAAGAGGATCAAACAGATTCAGCTGAGGAATCAAATGAAAATGAGGATCTGTTTGAAAAGATGCAAAATATTCTAGCGGGCAAGGTAAAGAATGTTCGTATTTCAAAACGATTAAAAACGCATCCGGTTTGCCTGTCCACTGACGGTGAAATTTCTATCGAAATGGAAAAGGTTCTAAATGCGATGCCTGACAATCAGGGTATTAAAGCAGATAAGGTATTAGAAATAAATCCTCATCACGAAGTCTTCGAAGCCTTAAAATCCGCTTTTGAAAAGGATCAAGAGAAGCTAGCATTATATACGAATCTCCTATATAATCAAGCCTTATTGATTGAAGGTTTGCCAATTCAGGATCCAGTTGAGTTTACTAACGATATCTGTAAAGTGATGGTATAA
- a CDS encoding dicarboxylate/amino acid:cation symporter produces MKLSTKIILSLIAGAAVGLIMNLFTGDFFPQIDQYVFTPLGKIFLNLINMLVVPIVFVSITLGAAGLGDPKKLGRIGLKTISFFLVTTAIAISIAIALAYVFQPGAAGEFDLSTAEFNAAEAPPVSETLLNIIPTNPVRSLVEGNMLQIIVFAVFIGLGISVLGNKVRGIMNLFEQANDILMYLVNTVMKFAPFGTFGLIASAVGKQGFDAMKAMGLYMFVVLLALFVHFIITYGGSVALLGKRNPIKFIKDFAPAMSVAFSTSSSSATLPVSMNVAQKKLKVPESISSFVQPLGATINMDGTAIMQGVATIFIAQVVGSELTFVQLITVVLTAVLASVGTAGVPGVGLVMLAMVLQTVNLPVEGIALIIGIDRLLDMTRTAVNTAGDAACAVIVAETEKRREEKQSNINEELLEEAV; encoded by the coding sequence TTGAAACTATCAACAAAAATTATTCTTTCCCTTATTGCAGGAGCCGCTGTAGGTTTAATTATGAATTTATTCACCGGAGATTTTTTCCCTCAAATTGACCAATATGTATTTACTCCACTTGGTAAAATATTCCTTAATCTAATTAATATGCTGGTTGTACCTATTGTATTTGTTTCTATTACATTGGGAGCAGCAGGGTTGGGTGACCCCAAGAAATTGGGACGTATTGGTTTAAAAACGATAAGTTTCTTCCTAGTTACAACTGCAATAGCCATTTCCATTGCCATTGCTTTAGCCTATGTTTTCCAACCTGGTGCAGCAGGTGAGTTTGATTTATCAACAGCAGAATTCAATGCTGCCGAAGCACCACCAGTTTCGGAAACACTTTTAAATATTATCCCGACAAATCCAGTTCGTTCATTAGTAGAAGGTAATATGCTCCAGATTATTGTTTTTGCAGTTTTTATAGGATTAGGTATTTCTGTCCTTGGTAATAAAGTAAGGGGCATTATGAACCTCTTCGAGCAAGCGAATGATATTCTGATGTATTTGGTTAATACCGTTATGAAGTTTGCTCCTTTTGGCACATTTGGTTTAATTGCTTCAGCTGTTGGAAAGCAGGGCTTTGACGCTATGAAGGCGATGGGTCTTTATATGTTTGTTGTGTTATTGGCTCTCTTTGTTCATTTTATTATTACTTACGGCGGTTCTGTAGCCCTGCTTGGTAAACGTAATCCCATAAAATTTATCAAGGACTTTGCACCAGCCATGAGTGTAGCCTTTAGTACTTCAAGTAGCAGCGCGACGCTTCCTGTTTCAATGAACGTTGCACAGAAAAAGCTAAAGGTTCCTGAATCTATTAGTAGTTTTGTACAGCCGCTTGGCGCAACTATTAATATGGATGGAACGGCGATTATGCAGGGTGTTGCGACGATTTTTATTGCTCAGGTGGTTGGTTCTGAGCTAACTTTTGTTCAATTAATAACAGTTGTGTTAACAGCTGTACTAGCAAGTGTTGGTACTGCTGGTGTACCTGGTGTAGGTCTGGTTATGCTTGCTATGGTATTGCAAACAGTCAACCTGCCGGTAGAAGGAATTGCCTTAATTATCGGGATTGACCGTTTGCTTGATATGACAAGAACGGCTGTTAACACAGCAGGAGATGCTGCCTGTGCCGTCATTGTGGCAGAGACGGAGAAAAGAAGAGAAGAAAAACAAAGCAATATTAACGAAGAATTGCTTGAAGAAGCAGTTTAA
- the pxpB gene encoding 5-oxoprolinase subunit PxpB, giving the protein MDYKLFPQGDQGIIIELGSDISTITHQKIRLISAFLEKYQPEWIIEYIPSFTTITIFYHPIKIARVTQGRMLPYQYAAEEISKILSNLTGTDEYKPRTIEIPVCYGGNLGPDLEFIAKLNSLTPEEVIEIHTSGDYLVYMIGFAPGFPYLGGMSEKISAPRKKTPRLKIPAQSVGIAGKQTGVYPLETPGGWQIIGRTPHSLFRPHEDPPTLLKAGDKVKFTAISLEEFIESEEMNRYAENH; this is encoded by the coding sequence ATGGATTACAAACTATTTCCACAGGGGGATCAAGGAATAATCATTGAGCTTGGTAGCGACATCTCCACCATTACGCATCAGAAGATCCGGTTAATTTCTGCTTTTCTTGAGAAATATCAGCCTGAATGGATAATTGAATACATCCCTTCCTTTACGACCATTACTATTTTTTATCATCCTATAAAAATAGCTCGTGTAACACAGGGAAGAATGCTTCCCTATCAATATGCTGCTGAAGAGATAAGTAAGATATTATCCAATCTCACTGGCACTGATGAATATAAACCAAGAACAATAGAAATCCCCGTCTGCTATGGTGGGAATTTAGGTCCCGACCTCGAATTCATCGCAAAGTTAAATAGTTTAACACCAGAAGAAGTCATCGAGATTCATACTTCTGGTGATTATTTAGTGTACATGATTGGCTTTGCACCAGGATTTCCCTACTTAGGCGGAATGTCAGAAAAGATTTCGGCACCTAGAAAAAAAACACCCAGATTAAAAATCCCCGCGCAATCCGTAGGAATTGCCGGTAAACAAACTGGCGTTTATCCACTTGAGACACCTGGAGGTTGGCAGATTATTGGGCGTACACCGCATTCATTATTTCGCCCACATGAAGATCCTCCTACATTACTAAAAGCAGGGGATAAAGTAAAATTTACGGCCATTTCCTTGGAAGAGTTTATAGAAAGTGAGGAGATGAACCGCTATGCTGAAAATCATTAA
- a CDS encoding ABC transporter ATP-binding protein, giving the protein MFLHIHNVQKSFTNRGKTEKVLKDIDLHIKEGEFVSLLGPSGCGKSTLLSIVAGLTKPSSGSVLIDDQRITKPGKDRGMVFQQAALFPWLSVEENVMFPLKKEMKKKDAREIAHKYLKLVQLSPYAKHNPHELSGGMQQRVAIARALAMNPRVLLMDEPFGALDEQTRMRLHDELESIWLETKKTILFVTHSIQEAVKLSDRIIVMGTHPGTVLKDLQVKIERPREKHIQEMAQYEQMILELLKTEIDKVAEEEMKYASSY; this is encoded by the coding sequence ATGTTTCTTCATATACACAACGTTCAAAAGAGTTTTACTAATCGTGGTAAGACAGAAAAGGTGTTAAAGGATATTGACCTTCATATTAAAGAAGGTGAGTTTGTTTCCCTTTTAGGTCCATCAGGCTGCGGGAAATCAACATTACTTTCCATTGTTGCCGGACTTACGAAACCTAGCAGCGGTAGTGTTCTGATTGATGATCAAAGAATAACAAAGCCTGGAAAGGATAGAGGGATGGTATTCCAGCAGGCCGCCTTGTTTCCTTGGTTATCAGTAGAGGAAAATGTCATGTTCCCGTTGAAAAAGGAAATGAAAAAGAAGGACGCTCGTGAGATTGCTCATAAATACTTAAAGCTTGTACAGTTAAGTCCGTATGCGAAACACAACCCGCATGAACTATCAGGCGGAATGCAGCAAAGGGTGGCAATCGCAAGAGCATTGGCCATGAATCCTAGGGTTCTGTTAATGGATGAACCGTTCGGTGCCCTTGACGAGCAAACCAGAATGAGACTTCATGATGAACTTGAAAGTATTTGGTTAGAAACAAAAAAGACGATTTTATTTGTTACTCACAGTATTCAAGAAGCGGTAAAACTCTCTGACCGGATCATTGTAATGGGAACCCATCCAGGCACGGTTCTAAAGGATTTACAGGTCAAAATAGAAAGGCCCCGTGAAAAGCATATCCAGGAAATGGCTCAGTATGAACAAATGATTCTGGAGCTGCTTAAAACTGAAATAGATAAAGTGGCAGAAGAGGAAATGAAATATGCGTCTAGCTATTAA